The proteins below come from a single Burkholderia humptydooensis genomic window:
- the kdpF gene encoding K(+)-transporting ATPase subunit F: MSWMLWLAGASTFLLFAYLVYALLRAEDIE; this comes from the coding sequence ATGAGCTGGATGTTGTGGTTGGCGGGGGCGTCGACGTTCCTGCTGTTCGCGTATCTCGTCTACGCGCTGTTGCGCGCGGAGGACATCGAATGA
- a CDS encoding quinone oxidoreductase family protein, translating into MPKAIRYDQPGGPEVMKWVDVDVGAPQPGEVRIKQHAVGLNYIDVYFRTGLYPQPLPGGLGMEAAGEVAEVGDGVTTLKPGDRVAYVAQPPGAYAQERVLAAAKLVKMPDAIGYEDAASVMLQGLTAQYLLRRTYEVKPGDTILIHAAAGGVGLLVCQWAKALGATVIGTVGSDEKAALAKAHGCDHPIVYTRENFTERVKAITNGAGVPVVYDSIGKDTYIGSLDCLAPLGLFVSFGNASGPLPPIDSKEFSSRGSLFFTRPTLFSYIAKREDLDRNAAELFDVLTSGRVKASIQQRYALENVAQAHRDLEARRTTGSTILLP; encoded by the coding sequence ATGCCGAAGGCAATTCGTTACGACCAGCCGGGCGGCCCGGAGGTCATGAAATGGGTCGACGTCGATGTCGGCGCGCCGCAGCCGGGCGAAGTCCGCATCAAGCAGCACGCGGTCGGTCTGAACTACATCGACGTCTATTTCCGCACCGGCCTCTACCCGCAGCCGCTGCCGGGCGGTCTCGGCATGGAGGCGGCGGGCGAAGTCGCCGAAGTCGGCGACGGCGTGACGACGCTCAAGCCCGGCGACCGCGTCGCGTACGTCGCGCAGCCGCCGGGCGCGTATGCGCAGGAGCGCGTGCTGGCCGCCGCGAAGCTCGTGAAGATGCCGGACGCCATCGGCTACGAAGACGCGGCGTCGGTGATGCTGCAGGGCCTGACCGCGCAGTATCTGCTGCGCCGCACGTACGAGGTCAAGCCGGGCGACACGATCCTGATCCACGCGGCGGCGGGCGGCGTCGGCCTCCTTGTCTGCCAGTGGGCGAAGGCGCTCGGCGCGACGGTGATCGGCACGGTCGGCTCCGACGAGAAGGCCGCGCTCGCGAAGGCGCACGGCTGCGACCACCCGATCGTCTACACGCGCGAGAACTTCACCGAGCGCGTGAAGGCGATCACGAACGGCGCGGGCGTGCCGGTCGTCTACGACTCGATCGGCAAGGACACGTACATCGGCTCGCTCGACTGCCTCGCGCCGCTCGGCCTGTTCGTCAGCTTCGGCAACGCGTCCGGGCCGCTGCCGCCGATCGACTCGAAGGAATTCTCGTCGCGCGGCTCGCTGTTCTTCACGCGGCCGACGCTGTTCTCGTACATCGCGAAGCGCGAGGATCTCGATCGCAACGCGGCCGAACTGTTCGACGTGCTCACGTCCGGGCGCGTGAAGGCGAGCATCCAGCAGCGCTATGCGCTCGAGAACGTCGCGCAGGCGCATCGCGATCTCGAGGCGCGGCGCACCACGGGCTCGACGATCCTGCTGCCCTGA
- a CDS encoding methylglyoxal synthase → MSTPRIALIAHDAKKDEIVALAGAYRAALAQCRLVATGTTGGRIAQAHGLDVERKLSGPLGGDLQIGAELADGRVDIVIFLRDPMTAQPHDPDITALVRACDVHDVPVATNVATARVLLDDLVRRLAASA, encoded by the coding sequence ATGAGCACACCCCGCATTGCGCTGATCGCGCACGATGCGAAGAAGGACGAAATCGTCGCGCTCGCGGGCGCGTACCGGGCTGCGCTCGCGCAATGCCGGCTCGTCGCGACGGGCACGACGGGCGGGCGGATCGCGCAGGCGCACGGGCTCGACGTCGAGCGCAAGCTGTCGGGGCCGCTCGGCGGCGACCTGCAGATTGGCGCGGAGCTCGCCGACGGGCGCGTCGACATCGTGATCTTCCTGCGCGACCCGATGACCGCGCAGCCGCACGATCCGGACATCACCGCGCTCGTGCGCGCCTGCGACGTGCACGACGTGCCGGTCGCGACGAACGTCGCCACCGCGCGCGTGCTGCTCGACGATCTGGTGCGCCGGCTTGCCGCGAGCGCGTGA
- a CDS encoding SDR family oxidoreductase, translating into MDLGIAGRTALVCAASKGLGRGCAQALAAEGARLVIVARTRETLEAAAADIRAKTGADVTAVACDITTPDGRAAALAACPQPDILVTNAGGPPPGDFRDFSHDDWIRALEANMLTPIELIRATVDGMIARRFGRIVNITSSAVKAPIDVLALSNGARSGLTGFVAGLARKVAEHGVTINNLLPGLFDTDRIATTLAAAANAQGATVDELRARRAREIPAKRLGTPDEFGAACAFLCSVHAGYITGQNWLLDGGAYPGTF; encoded by the coding sequence ATGGATCTGGGAATCGCAGGACGGACCGCGCTCGTGTGCGCGGCCAGCAAGGGGCTCGGGCGCGGCTGCGCGCAGGCGCTCGCCGCCGAGGGCGCGCGGCTCGTGATCGTCGCGCGCACGCGCGAAACGCTCGAGGCCGCCGCAGCCGACATTCGCGCGAAGACGGGCGCCGACGTGACGGCCGTCGCCTGCGACATCACGACGCCCGACGGCCGCGCGGCCGCGCTCGCCGCGTGCCCGCAGCCGGACATTCTCGTAACGAACGCGGGCGGCCCGCCGCCGGGCGACTTCCGCGATTTCTCGCACGACGACTGGATTCGCGCGCTCGAGGCGAACATGCTGACGCCGATCGAGCTGATTCGCGCGACTGTCGACGGGATGATCGCGCGCCGCTTCGGGCGCATCGTCAACATCACGAGCTCGGCCGTGAAGGCGCCGATCGACGTGCTCGCGCTGTCGAACGGCGCGCGCTCGGGGCTCACGGGCTTTGTCGCGGGGCTCGCGCGCAAGGTCGCCGAGCACGGCGTGACGATCAACAACCTGCTGCCGGGCCTCTTCGACACCGACCGGATCGCGACGACGCTTGCCGCTGCGGCGAACGCGCAAGGCGCGACCGTCGACGAGCTGCGCGCGCGGCGCGCGAGGGAAATTCCGGCGAAGCGCCTCGGCACGCCCGACGAGTTCGGCGCGGCGTGCGCGTTCCTGTGCAGCGTCCATGCGGGCTACATCACCGGGCAGAACTGGCTGCTCGACGGCGGCGCGTATCCCGGCACGTTTTGA
- the upp gene encoding uracil phosphoribosyltransferase, whose product MKQDRRFPNLFILDHPLIQHKLTHMRDKDTSTRTFRELLREITLLMGYEITRNLPITTKRVETPLVEVDAPVIAGKKLAIVPVLRAGVGMSDGLLELIPSARVGHIGVYRADDHRPVEYLVRLPDLEDRIFILCDPMVATGYSAAHAIDVLKRRGVPGERIMFLALVAAPEGVQVFQDAHPDVKLYVASLDSHLDDHAYIVPGLGDAGDRLFGTKN is encoded by the coding sequence ATGAAACAGGACCGCCGTTTCCCGAATCTCTTCATCCTCGACCACCCGCTGATCCAGCACAAACTCACGCACATGCGCGACAAGGACACGTCGACGCGCACGTTCCGCGAGCTGCTGCGCGAGATCACGCTGCTGATGGGCTACGAGATCACCCGCAACCTGCCGATCACGACGAAGCGGGTCGAAACCCCGCTCGTCGAGGTCGACGCGCCCGTGATCGCGGGCAAGAAGCTCGCGATCGTGCCCGTGCTGCGCGCGGGCGTCGGGATGTCGGACGGCCTGCTCGAGCTGATTCCATCGGCGCGCGTCGGCCACATCGGCGTGTACCGCGCCGACGACCACCGCCCGGTCGAATACCTGGTGCGGCTGCCCGATCTCGAGGACCGGATCTTCATCCTGTGCGACCCGATGGTCGCCACGGGCTACTCGGCCGCGCATGCGATCGACGTGCTCAAGCGCCGCGGCGTGCCGGGCGAGCGGATCATGTTCCTCGCGCTCGTCGCCGCGCCCGAAGGCGTGCAGGTGTTCCAGGACGCGCACCCGGACGTGAAGCTCTATGTCGCGTCGCTCGATTCGCACCTCGACGACCACGCGTACATCGTCCCGGGCCTGGGAGACGCGGGCGACCGCCTGTTCGGCACGAAGAACTGA
- a CDS encoding YebC/PmpR family DNA-binding transcriptional regulator, giving the protein MAGHSKWANIKHKKAAADAKRGKIWTRLIKEIQVAARLGGGDANSNPRLRLAVDKAADANMPKDNVKRAIDRGVGGADGANYEEIRYEGYGIGGAAIIVDTLTDNRTRTVAEVRHAFSKFGGNMGTDGSVAFMFDHVGQFLFAPGTSEDALMEAALEAGANDVSTNDDGSIEVLCDWQEFSKVKDALEAAGFKAELAEVTMKPQNEIEFTGEEAVKMQKLLDALENLDDVQEVYTNAVVIEE; this is encoded by the coding sequence ATGGCTGGTCATTCGAAATGGGCCAACATCAAGCATAAGAAAGCGGCAGCCGATGCGAAGCGCGGCAAGATCTGGACGCGCCTCATCAAGGAAATCCAGGTGGCCGCGCGTCTCGGCGGCGGCGACGCGAACTCGAACCCGCGCCTGCGTCTCGCGGTCGACAAGGCGGCCGACGCGAACATGCCGAAGGACAACGTGAAGCGCGCGATCGACCGCGGCGTCGGCGGCGCGGACGGCGCGAACTACGAAGAGATCCGCTACGAAGGCTACGGCATCGGCGGCGCGGCGATCATCGTCGACACGCTGACCGACAACCGCACCCGCACGGTCGCCGAAGTGCGCCACGCGTTCTCGAAGTTCGGCGGCAACATGGGCACAGACGGCTCGGTCGCGTTCATGTTCGATCACGTCGGCCAGTTCCTGTTCGCGCCGGGCACGTCGGAAGACGCGCTGATGGAAGCGGCGCTCGAGGCGGGCGCGAACGACGTGAGCACGAACGACGACGGCTCGATCGAAGTGCTGTGCGACTGGCAGGAATTCTCGAAGGTGAAGGACGCGCTCGAAGCCGCCGGCTTCAAGGCCGAACTCGCCGAAGTCACGATGAAGCCGCAGAACGAGATCGAGTTCACCGGCGAAGAGGCGGTGAAGATGCAAAAGCTCCTGGACGCGCTCGAGAATCTCGACGACGTGCAGGAGGTCTACACGAACGCCGTCGTCATCGAGGAATGA
- the purD gene encoding phosphoribosylamine--glycine ligase, translating to MKLLVVGSGGREHALAWKLAQSPRVQLVYVAPGNGGTAQDERLKNVDLSSPDDLADFAESEGVAFTLVGPEAPLAAGIVNHFRARGLKIFGPTREAAQLESSKDFAKAFMKRHGIPTADYETFTDAAAAHAYLDSKGAPIVVKADGLAAGKGVVVAMTLDEAHAAVDMMLSGNKLGDAGARVVIEEFLDGEEASFIVMVDGKHALALASSQDHKRLLDGDRGPNTGGMGAYSPAPIVTPQMHARVMREIIMPTVRGMEKDGIRFTGFLYAGLMIDKEGNPRTLEFNCRMGDPETQPIMARLKSDFSKVVEQAIAGTLDTVELDWDRRTALGVVLAAHGYPDAPRKGDRINGIPAETAHSVTFHAGTTFDGDKLVTSGGRVLCVVGLADSVRGAQQAAYETINQINFEGMQYRRDIGYRALSRKTV from the coding sequence ATGAAACTACTCGTCGTCGGCTCCGGCGGCCGCGAACATGCGCTCGCCTGGAAGCTCGCCCAGTCGCCGCGCGTCCAGCTCGTCTACGTTGCCCCCGGCAACGGCGGCACCGCGCAGGACGAGCGCCTGAAGAACGTCGATCTGAGCTCGCCCGACGACCTGGCCGATTTCGCCGAATCCGAAGGCGTCGCGTTCACGCTCGTCGGCCCGGAAGCGCCGCTCGCGGCGGGCATCGTCAATCATTTCCGCGCGCGCGGCCTGAAGATCTTCGGCCCGACGAGGGAAGCGGCGCAGCTCGAGAGCTCGAAGGATTTCGCGAAGGCGTTCATGAAGCGCCACGGCATTCCGACCGCCGACTACGAAACGTTCACCGACGCGGCCGCCGCGCACGCGTACCTCGATTCGAAGGGCGCGCCGATCGTCGTGAAGGCCGACGGCCTCGCCGCGGGCAAGGGCGTCGTCGTCGCGATGACGCTGGACGAAGCGCACGCGGCCGTCGACATGATGCTGTCCGGCAACAAGCTCGGCGACGCCGGTGCGCGCGTCGTGATCGAGGAATTCCTCGACGGCGAGGAAGCGAGCTTCATCGTGATGGTCGACGGCAAGCACGCGCTCGCGCTCGCGTCGAGCCAGGATCACAAGCGCCTGCTCGACGGGGACCGCGGCCCGAACACGGGCGGCATGGGCGCGTACTCGCCCGCGCCGATCGTCACGCCGCAGATGCATGCGCGCGTGATGCGCGAGATCATCATGCCGACCGTGCGCGGGATGGAGAAGGACGGCATCCGCTTCACGGGCTTCCTGTACGCGGGCCTGATGATCGACAAGGAAGGCAATCCGCGCACGCTGGAATTCAACTGCCGGATGGGCGACCCCGAGACGCAGCCGATCATGGCGCGCCTGAAGAGCGATTTCTCGAAGGTCGTCGAGCAGGCGATCGCGGGCACGCTCGACACGGTCGAGCTCGACTGGGACCGCCGCACCGCGCTCGGCGTCGTGCTCGCCGCGCACGGCTACCCGGATGCGCCGAGGAAGGGCGACCGGATCAACGGCATCCCGGCCGAAACCGCGCACTCGGTGACGTTCCACGCGGGCACGACGTTCGACGGCGACAAGCTCGTCACGTCGGGCGGCCGCGTGCTGTGCGTCGTCGGCCTCGCGGATTCGGTGCGCGGCGCGCAGCAGGCCGCGTACGAGACGATCAACCAGATCAACTTCGAGGGCATGCAGTATCGCCGCGACATCGGCTACCGCGCGCTCAGCCGCAAGACGGTCTGA
- the hemF gene encoding oxygen-dependent coproporphyrinogen oxidase encodes MTDSTYDVNRVRAYLQGLQTRIADALGAFDGTPLLADTWRRGPDERLRGGGCTRIVEEGGFFERAGIGFSDVAGDALPPSASASRPQLAGRGFEALGVSLVLHPRNPYCPTVHMNVRMLIATKPGEAPVFWFGGGMDLTPIYGFEEDARHFHRTCRAALDPFGAELYPRFKQWCDDYFFLKHRNEARGVGGIFFDDFSALGFERSFEMLQSVGDAFLPSYLPIVERRRDTPYGERERAFQAYRRGRYVEFNLVFDRGTLFGLQSGGRTESILLSMPPTAGWRYDWRPDPGTPEARLYSDFLVPRDWA; translated from the coding sequence ATGACCGATTCGACTTACGACGTCAACCGAGTACGCGCCTACCTGCAAGGGCTGCAGACGCGCATCGCCGACGCGCTCGGCGCCTTCGACGGCACGCCGCTTTTGGCCGACACGTGGCGGCGCGGCCCCGACGAGCGGCTGCGCGGCGGCGGCTGCACGCGCATTGTCGAGGAAGGCGGCTTCTTCGAGCGCGCGGGCATCGGCTTTTCCGACGTCGCGGGCGACGCGCTGCCGCCGTCGGCGAGCGCGTCGCGCCCGCAGCTCGCGGGGCGCGGCTTCGAGGCGCTCGGCGTGTCGCTCGTGCTGCACCCGCGCAATCCGTACTGCCCGACCGTCCACATGAACGTGCGGATGCTGATCGCGACGAAGCCGGGCGAGGCGCCCGTGTTCTGGTTCGGCGGCGGCATGGATCTGACGCCGATTTACGGCTTCGAAGAGGACGCCCGGCACTTCCATCGCACGTGCCGCGCGGCGCTCGATCCGTTCGGCGCCGAGCTGTACCCGCGCTTCAAGCAGTGGTGCGACGACTATTTCTTTCTGAAGCACCGCAACGAAGCGCGCGGCGTCGGCGGCATCTTCTTCGACGACTTCTCGGCGCTCGGCTTCGAACGTTCGTTTGAAATGCTGCAGAGCGTCGGCGACGCGTTCCTGCCGTCGTACCTGCCGATCGTCGAGCGCCGCCGCGACACGCCGTACGGCGAGCGCGAGCGCGCGTTCCAGGCGTACCGGCGCGGCCGCTACGTCGAATTCAACCTGGTGTTCGACCGCGGCACGCTGTTCGGGCTGCAAAGCGGCGGCCGCACCGAGTCGATCCTGCTGTCGATGCCGCCGACGGCGGGCTGGCGCTACGACTGGCGCCCGGACCCGGGCACGCCGGAAGCGCGCCTCTACAGCGATTTCCTCGTGCCGCGCGACTGGGCATGA
- a CDS encoding nicotinate-nucleotide adenylyltransferase yields the protein MSRSVTGRAAAPPGHAPNSDHAGPPALARRIGILGGTFDPIHDGHLALARRFADVLRLTELVLMPAGQPYQKQDVSAAEHRLAMTRAAAGALALPGVTVSVATDEIEHAGPTYTIETLARWRERIGADASLSLLIGADQLVRLDTWRDWQHLFDYAHVCAATRPGFDFAAASPAVAAEIASRQASADVLQATPAGRLLIDTTLALDVAATDIRAHLRACIARRAQAPDASAEHVPAAVWAYILQHRLYHP from the coding sequence ATGAGCCGTTCCGTCACCGGCCGAGCCGCCGCCCCGCCAGGACACGCGCCGAATTCCGACCATGCGGGCCCGCCCGCGCTGGCGCGCCGCATCGGCATCCTCGGCGGCACGTTCGACCCGATCCACGACGGTCATCTCGCGCTCGCGCGCCGCTTCGCGGACGTGCTGCGCCTGACCGAGCTCGTGCTGATGCCGGCCGGCCAGCCGTATCAGAAGCAGGACGTATCGGCGGCCGAGCACCGGCTCGCGATGACCCGCGCGGCGGCGGGCGCGCTCGCGCTGCCGGGCGTGACCGTCAGCGTCGCGACCGACGAGATCGAGCACGCCGGCCCGACCTACACCATCGAGACGCTCGCGCGCTGGCGCGAGCGGATCGGCGCGGACGCGTCGCTGTCGCTCCTGATCGGCGCGGATCAACTCGTGCGCCTCGACACCTGGCGCGACTGGCAACACCTCTTCGATTACGCGCACGTCTGCGCGGCGACCCGGCCTGGCTTCGATTTCGCGGCGGCGTCGCCCGCCGTCGCGGCCGAGATCGCGAGCCGGCAGGCGAGCGCGGACGTGCTGCAGGCGACGCCCGCCGGGCGCCTTCTGATCGACACGACGCTCGCGCTCGACGTCGCCGCGACCGACATCCGCGCGCACCTGCGCGCCTGCATCGCGCGACGCGCGCAGGCGCCCGACGCGTCGGCCGAGCACGTGCCCGCCGCCGTGTGGGCCTATATTCTCCAACATCGTCTCTACCATCCCTGA
- the rsfS gene encoding ribosome silencing factor: protein MDIRKLQRVIVDALEDVKAQDIKVFNTSHLTELFDRVIVASGTSNRQTKALASNVRDKVKEAGGDVVSSEGEDTGEWVLVDCGDAVVHILQPALRQYYNLEEIWGDKPVRMKLGGPAANARGARAADGADEDEPDEDEAHTAPTAARPARKTTAARRR, encoded by the coding sequence ATGGATATCCGCAAACTCCAGCGCGTGATCGTCGACGCTCTCGAAGACGTCAAGGCGCAAGACATCAAAGTGTTCAACACGAGCCACCTGACCGAGCTGTTCGATCGCGTGATCGTCGCGTCCGGCACGTCGAACCGGCAAACGAAGGCGCTCGCGTCGAACGTGCGCGACAAGGTCAAGGAAGCCGGCGGCGACGTCGTCAGCTCCGAGGGCGAGGACACGGGCGAATGGGTACTCGTCGATTGCGGCGACGCAGTCGTCCACATCCTGCAGCCGGCGCTGCGCCAGTACTACAACCTCGAGGAGATCTGGGGCGACAAGCCGGTGCGGATGAAGCTCGGCGGCCCGGCGGCGAACGCGCGCGGCGCGCGCGCGGCTGACGGCGCCGACGAGGACGAGCCGGACGAAGACGAGGCCCACACGGCCCCTACCGCAGCCCGCCCGGCCCGCAAGACGACGGCCGCGCGCCGCCGCTGA
- the rlmH gene encoding 23S rRNA (pseudouridine(1915)-N(3))-methyltransferase RlmH has product MKLHIVAVGHKMPGWIATGFDEYAKRMPPELRIELREVKPELRSGSRTADSVMAAEKQRIEAALPKNARVVALDERGRDWTTMQLAQALPAWQQDGRDVAFVIGGADGLDPELKSRADLLLRVSSLTLPHGMVRVLLAEQLYRAWSITQNHPYHRA; this is encoded by the coding sequence ATGAAACTGCACATCGTCGCGGTCGGCCACAAGATGCCCGGCTGGATCGCAACCGGCTTCGACGAATATGCGAAGCGGATGCCGCCCGAGCTGCGGATCGAGCTGCGCGAGGTGAAGCCCGAGCTGCGCTCGGGCTCGCGCACGGCCGACAGCGTGATGGCCGCCGAGAAGCAGCGGATCGAGGCCGCGCTGCCGAAAAACGCGCGCGTCGTCGCGCTCGACGAGCGCGGCCGCGACTGGACCACGATGCAGCTCGCGCAGGCGTTGCCCGCGTGGCAGCAGGACGGACGCGACGTCGCGTTCGTGATCGGCGGCGCCGACGGGCTCGATCCGGAGCTGAAATCGCGCGCCGATCTGCTGCTGCGCGTGTCGAGCCTCACGCTGCCGCACGGCATGGTCCGCGTGCTGCTCGCCGAGCAGCTTTACCGCGCGTGGAGCATCACGCAGAATCACCCCTACCATCGCGCGTAG
- a CDS encoding Maf family protein has product MPDRAAAPSYPFVYLASQSPRRRELLDQLGVRYELLAPAPDEDAEALEAVLPGEAPDHYVLRVCVAKAEAARARLIASGKPAAPVLVADTTVTIDGAILGKPADAADALAMLARLAGRTHDVLTALAVIDATGELMPPALSRSEVRFGPATRDALARYVETGEPFGKAGAYAIQGRAAEFVEQIDGSHSGIMGLPLFETAALLRAAHVAF; this is encoded by the coding sequence ATGCCCGACCGCGCCGCCGCCCCGTCCTACCCGTTCGTCTACCTCGCCTCGCAAAGCCCCCGGCGCCGCGAACTGCTCGACCAGCTCGGCGTGCGCTACGAACTGCTCGCGCCCGCGCCCGATGAGGATGCCGAAGCGCTCGAGGCCGTGCTGCCGGGCGAAGCGCCCGACCATTACGTGCTGCGCGTGTGCGTCGCGAAGGCGGAAGCGGCGCGCGCGAGGCTCATCGCGAGCGGCAAGCCGGCCGCGCCCGTGCTCGTCGCCGACACGACGGTGACGATCGACGGCGCGATCCTCGGCAAGCCCGCCGACGCCGCCGACGCGCTCGCGATGCTCGCGCGCCTCGCCGGCCGCACGCATGACGTGCTGACGGCGCTCGCCGTGATCGATGCGACAGGCGAGCTGATGCCGCCCGCGCTGTCGCGCTCGGAAGTCCGCTTCGGCCCCGCGACGCGCGACGCGCTCGCACGCTACGTCGAAACCGGCGAGCCGTTCGGCAAGGCGGGCGCGTACGCGATCCAGGGGCGCGCCGCGGAATTCGTCGAGCAAATCGATGGCTCCCATTCAGGTATCATGGGTCTGCCCCTTTTTGAGACCGCGGCGCTGCTGCGCGCGGCGCACGTCGCCTTCTGA
- the rng gene encoding ribonuclease G, translated as MNEEILINITPQETRVALVQQGAVQELHVERTLSRGRVGNIYLGKVVRVLPGMQSAFIDIGLERAAFLHVADIWQPRAGDAPAAAAHHPIEKIVFEGQTLMVQVIKDPIGTKGARLSTQISIAGRTLVYLPQEPHIGISQKIESEAEREAVRARLTAVIPADEKGGYIVRTIAEDASSDELAGDVAYLRKTWATIVGQGQRLPPTSLLYQDLDLAQRVLRDFANDDTTRIQVDSRETHQRLVDFAAEFTPAVSPKLHHYTGERPLFDLYNIEAEIQRALSRRVDLKSGGYLMIDQTEAMTTIDVNTGGYVGARNFDDTIFKTNLEAAHTIARQLRLRNLGGIIIIDFIDMENAEHRDAVLAELKKALARDRTRVTVNSFSQLGLVEMTRKRTRESLAHVLCEPCPTCQGKGQVKTSRTVCYDILREILRESRQFNPREFRVIGSQQVIDLFLDEESQHLAMLIDFIGKPVSLQVESNLSQEQYDIVLM; from the coding sequence ATGAACGAAGAGATCCTGATCAACATCACGCCGCAGGAAACGCGGGTCGCGCTCGTCCAACAAGGCGCGGTGCAGGAGCTTCACGTCGAGCGCACGCTGTCGCGCGGACGCGTCGGCAACATCTATCTCGGCAAGGTCGTGCGCGTTTTGCCCGGCATGCAGTCGGCGTTCATCGACATCGGGCTCGAGCGCGCGGCATTCCTGCACGTCGCCGACATCTGGCAGCCGCGCGCGGGCGACGCGCCCGCCGCCGCGGCGCACCACCCGATCGAGAAGATCGTGTTCGAGGGCCAGACGCTGATGGTCCAGGTGATCAAGGACCCGATCGGCACGAAGGGCGCGCGGCTGTCGACGCAGATCAGCATCGCGGGGCGCACGCTCGTCTACCTGCCGCAGGAGCCGCACATCGGCATCTCGCAGAAGATCGAGAGCGAGGCCGAGCGCGAGGCCGTGCGCGCGCGGCTGACCGCGGTGATCCCGGCCGACGAGAAAGGCGGCTACATCGTGCGCACGATCGCCGAGGACGCGAGCTCCGACGAGCTCGCCGGCGACGTCGCGTATCTGCGCAAGACGTGGGCGACGATCGTCGGGCAGGGCCAGCGGCTGCCGCCGACGAGCCTGCTGTATCAGGATCTCGACCTCGCGCAGCGCGTGCTGCGCGACTTCGCGAACGACGACACGACGCGCATCCAGGTCGATTCGCGCGAGACGCACCAGCGGCTCGTCGATTTCGCGGCCGAGTTCACGCCGGCTGTGAGCCCGAAGCTGCACCACTACACCGGCGAGCGGCCGCTCTTCGACCTGTACAACATCGAGGCCGAAATCCAGCGCGCGCTGTCGCGGCGCGTCGATCTGAAGTCAGGTGGCTACCTGATGATCGACCAGACCGAGGCGATGACGACGATCGACGTGAACACGGGCGGCTACGTCGGCGCGCGCAACTTCGACGACACGATCTTCAAGACGAACCTCGAGGCGGCGCACACGATCGCGCGGCAGTTGCGGCTGCGCAATCTCGGCGGGATCATCATCATCGACTTCATCGACATGGAGAACGCCGAGCATCGCGACGCGGTGCTCGCCGAGCTGAAGAAGGCGCTCGCGCGCGACCGCACGCGCGTGACGGTGAACAGCTTCTCGCAACTGGGGCTCGTCGAGATGACGAGGAAGCGCACGCGCGAATCGCTCGCGCACGTGCTATGCGAGCCGTGCCCGACGTGCCAGGGCAAAGGCCAGGTGAAGACGTCGCGCACCGTGTGCTACGACATCCTGCGCGAGATCCTGCGCGAGTCGCGGCAATTCAACCCGCGCGAGTTTCGCGTGATCGGATCGCAGCAGGTGATCGACCTCTTTCTCGACGAGGAATCGCAGCATCTCGCGATGCTGATCGACTTCATCGGCAAGCCGGTGTCGTTGCAGGTCGAGTCGAACCTGAGCCAGGAGCAGTACGACATTGTTTTGATGTAG
- a CDS encoding DUF1493 family protein has translation MPTDTWEKLAAFTREELGRPLFGGELRLEPSSRLEQDLGVTGTDAVEYIDKWAEAFGVQAEGFPYDRYFGPEGQELLTSFLALFSKRFRKPSRVPLTLGMLEEAMRLGRWETDAIERVAQYRAPHRD, from the coding sequence ATGCCGACCGATACATGGGAAAAGTTGGCCGCGTTTACGCGCGAGGAACTGGGGCGGCCGCTGTTCGGCGGCGAACTGCGACTTGAACCGTCGTCGCGCCTTGAGCAGGACCTAGGCGTGACCGGCACGGATGCGGTCGAGTATATCGACAAGTGGGCAGAGGCGTTTGGTGTCCAGGCCGAAGGATTCCCGTATGACCGTTATTTCGGCCCGGAGGGACAGGAACTGTTGACGTCGTTTCTCGCCCTCTTTTCCAAGCGGTTTCGTAAGCCGTCACGAGTGCCGCTGACGCTCGGCATGTTGGAAGAGGCAATGCGCCTTGGTCGATGGGAGACGGATGCAATCGAGCGCGTGGCTCAGTACCGGGCACCGCACCGCGATTAG